The following are encoded in a window of Pseudomonas graminis genomic DNA:
- a CDS encoding DUF3108 domain-containing protein encodes MRRALLFAFALFALPAVNAADLQPFSASYTADWKQLPMSGGSASRSLEKNANGTWTLNFKASMMIASLTEVSTIKVDKDQLLPQTYHFERGGLGKSKTVDLVFDWPTKFITGSDRGDAVKIPLNAGVLDKSTYQLALQHDVAAGKKSMSYQVVDGDEIDTYDFRVLGTEKVETKVGSVDAIKVERVRDPTQNKRITVMWFAKDYDYLLVRLQQVETDGKEYNIMLQDGTVNGKSVKGS; translated from the coding sequence ATGCGTCGCGCTTTGCTCTTCGCTTTCGCTCTGTTCGCACTTCCCGCAGTCAACGCGGCCGACCTTCAACCTTTCTCCGCCAGCTACACCGCTGACTGGAAACAACTCCCCATGAGCGGCGGCAGCGCCAGCCGCAGCCTCGAAAAGAACGCCAACGGCACCTGGACCCTGAACTTCAAGGCATCGATGATGATCGCCAGCCTGACCGAAGTCAGCACGATCAAGGTCGACAAGGATCAGTTGCTGCCGCAGACCTACCACTTCGAACGTGGCGGCCTGGGCAAGAGCAAGACGGTCGATCTGGTATTCGACTGGCCCACCAAATTCATCACCGGCTCGGACCGTGGCGACGCGGTGAAAATCCCGCTGAATGCCGGCGTTCTCGACAAGTCCACCTACCAGCTCGCGCTGCAGCATGACGTGGCGGCGGGCAAAAAGAGCATGTCGTATCAGGTGGTCGATGGTGACGAGATCGACACCTATGACTTCCGCGTCCTGGGCACTGAAAAGGTCGAGACCAAAGTCGGTTCGGTCGACGCCATCAAGGTCGAACGCGTGCGTGATCCAACGCAGAACAAACGCATCACCGTGATGTGGTTCGCCAAGGACTACGACTACCTGCTGGTTCGCCTGCAACAGGTTGAAACCGACGGCAAGGAATACAACATCATGCTGCAGGACGGCACGGTGAACGGTAAGTCGGTTAAAGGCAGTTAA
- a CDS encoding DUF2058 domain-containing protein encodes MAGISLRDQLLKAGLVNEKQAKQASKSKQKEQRLVHKGQAVADDTSQRAAQEAMAEKAKRDQELNRQQQEKIEQKARAAQVKQLIEATRLPKLTTEDYYNFVDDKKVKRLSVNPLMRSKLSSGALAIVHHGGTYEVIPREAALKVQERDPRRIVMLSAPTEEPDGDDPYAAYKIPDDLMW; translated from the coding sequence ATGGCGGGTATTTCCCTTCGTGACCAGTTGCTGAAAGCCGGACTGGTCAATGAGAAGCAAGCCAAGCAGGCCAGCAAGAGCAAGCAGAAGGAGCAGCGCCTGGTGCACAAGGGCCAGGCAGTGGCGGATGACACCAGCCAGCGCGCGGCCCAGGAAGCGATGGCCGAGAAGGCCAAACGAGACCAGGAGTTGAACCGTCAGCAGCAGGAAAAAATCGAGCAGAAAGCCCGTGCCGCCCAGGTCAAGCAACTGATCGAAGCCACGCGCCTGCCGAAGCTGACCACCGAGGACTACTACAACTTCGTCGACGACAAGAAGGTCAAGCGCCTGTCGGTCAACCCTCTGATGCGCAGCAAGCTGAGCAGCGGCGCGCTGGCCATCGTGCACCACGGCGGTACTTACGAGGTGATCCCCCGGGAAGCGGCCCTCAAGGTGCAAGAGCGCGATCCGCGCCGCATTGTCATGCTCAGCGCCCCCACCGAAGAGCCGGATGGCGATGATCCTTATGCCGCGTACAAGATCCCTGATGATCTGATGTGGTGA
- the mazG gene encoding nucleoside triphosphate pyrophosphohydrolase: MYSLQDLLNLMARLRDPQFGCPWDVKQNYASIVPHTLEEAYEVADAIERGDFDDLRGELGDLLFQVVYYCQLAREEGRFEFDGVVDGITRKLIRRHPHVFPTGDLYAPLETPRLSEEQVKQRWDQIKAEERAEKASAPEQLSLLDDVPAVLPALSRAAKLQKRASRVGFDWPDALPVVDNVREELDEVLEAMADNDSAAITEEVGDLLFAAVNLARHLKVDPENALRAANAKFERRFRFIEQTLRDTRRPIEDCSLEEMDALWGEAKRQEKITPNCG; this comes from the coding sequence ATGTATAGCCTCCAAGACCTCCTCAACCTCATGGCCCGCTTGCGCGATCCGCAATTCGGTTGCCCGTGGGACGTGAAGCAGAATTACGCGAGCATCGTCCCGCACACCCTCGAAGAAGCCTACGAAGTGGCCGACGCCATCGAACGCGGTGACTTTGATGACCTGCGCGGCGAGCTCGGCGATTTGCTGTTTCAGGTGGTGTATTACTGCCAGCTGGCGCGGGAAGAAGGGCGCTTCGAGTTTGACGGTGTGGTCGACGGCATCACCCGCAAACTGATTCGCCGCCATCCCCACGTGTTCCCGACCGGCGATCTGTACGCGCCGCTTGAAACGCCGCGCCTCAGCGAAGAGCAGGTCAAGCAGCGCTGGGATCAGATCAAGGCCGAGGAGCGCGCGGAAAAGGCCAGCGCCCCTGAGCAGCTTTCCCTGCTCGATGATGTGCCGGCCGTATTGCCTGCGCTGTCGCGGGCGGCGAAGTTGCAGAAGCGGGCCTCCCGGGTCGGTTTCGACTGGCCTGATGCGTTGCCGGTGGTCGACAACGTGCGCGAGGAACTCGACGAAGTCCTCGAGGCCATGGCCGACAACGACAGCGCTGCCATCACCGAAGAGGTCGGCGATCTGCTGTTTGCCGCGGTCAATCTGGCCCGGCACCTTAAGGTTGACCCGGAAAATGCCCTGCGCGCCGCCAATGCCAAATTCGAGCGGCGTTTCAGATTTATCGAACAGACCTTGCGCGACACCCGGCGCCCCATCGAAGATTGCAGCCTCGAAGAGATGGATGCGCTCTGGGGCGAAGCCAAGCGTCAGGAAAAGATCACGCCCAACTGCGGTTGA
- the relA gene encoding GTP diphosphokinase: MVQVRPHQPINTDGSINLDAWLDHVVSVDLAVDRQALKEACEFARHAEQQDNAAKNLWAEGTSSFQTGLEIAEILADLKLDQDSLVAAVIYRGVREGKISLPDVNQRFGPTVAKLIDGVLRMAAISASLSPRQSLVLGTQAQVENLRKMLVAMVDDVRVALIKLAERTCAIRAVKNTDDEKRNRVAREVFDIYAPLAHRLGIGHIKWELEDLSFRYLEPEQYKQIAKLLHERRLDRERFITDVMSQLENELLATGVTADISGRAKHIYSIWRKMQRKGLEFSQIYDVRAVRVLVPEMRDCYTALGIVHTLWRHIPKEFDDYIANPKENGYRSLHTAVIGPEGKVLEVQIRTHAMHEEAELGVCAHWKYKGTDVKSGSNHYEEKISWLRQVLEWHEELGDIGGLAEQLRVDIEPDRVYVFTPDGHAIDLPKGATPLDFAYRVHTEIGHNCRGAKINGRIVPLNYSLQTGEQVEIITSKHGTPSRDWLNSNLGYITTSRARAKIVHWYKLQARDQNVAAGKVLLERELARLALPQVDFDKLAEKANMKMPEDMFAALGAGDLRIAQLVNLAQQLVEPERGNEQLELIPRKATGYKPGKRGDIQIQGVGNLMTQMAGCCQPLPGDAIVGYITQGRGVSIHRQDCASVLQLGGREPERIIQVSWGPVPVLTYPVDIIIRAYDRSGLLRDVSQILLNERINVLAVNTRSNKEDNTALMSLTIEIPGLDALGRLLGRISQLPNIIETRRNRTP; the protein is encoded by the coding sequence ATGGTACAGGTGAGACCCCACCAGCCGATCAACACAGACGGCAGTATCAACCTCGACGCGTGGCTGGATCACGTGGTCAGCGTCGACCTCGCAGTGGACCGACAGGCCCTCAAAGAGGCCTGTGAATTTGCCCGGCACGCCGAGCAACAGGACAACGCCGCCAAGAACCTCTGGGCGGAGGGCACGTCGAGTTTTCAGACGGGCCTGGAAATCGCTGAAATCCTGGCCGACCTCAAGCTCGATCAGGACTCCCTCGTTGCCGCCGTGATTTATCGCGGCGTGCGCGAAGGCAAGATCTCGCTGCCCGACGTGAACCAGCGCTTTGGCCCCACCGTCGCCAAACTTATCGACGGCGTGCTGCGCATGGCGGCGATCAGCGCCAGTCTCAGTCCGCGTCAGTCCCTGGTGCTCGGCACTCAGGCCCAGGTCGAAAACCTGCGCAAGATGCTGGTGGCCATGGTCGACGACGTGCGCGTCGCGTTGATCAAGCTGGCCGAGCGTACGTGCGCCATCCGGGCGGTGAAGAACACCGACGATGAAAAGCGCAACCGCGTCGCCCGGGAAGTCTTCGACATCTACGCGCCGCTGGCCCACAGACTGGGCATCGGTCACATCAAATGGGAGCTGGAGGACCTGTCCTTCCGTTACCTGGAGCCCGAGCAGTACAAGCAGATCGCCAAGCTGCTGCACGAACGCCGCCTTGATCGCGAGCGCTTCATTACCGACGTGATGTCACAGCTTGAGAACGAGCTGCTGGCCACTGGCGTGACGGCCGACATCAGCGGCCGGGCCAAGCACATTTATTCGATCTGGCGAAAGATGCAGCGCAAAGGCCTGGAATTCAGCCAGATCTACGACGTTCGCGCCGTTCGTGTGCTGGTGCCGGAGATGCGCGATTGCTACACCGCCCTCGGCATTGTCCACACTTTGTGGCGGCACATTCCCAAGGAATTCGACGACTACATCGCGAATCCGAAGGAAAACGGCTATCGCTCGCTGCACACGGCAGTGATCGGTCCGGAGGGCAAGGTGCTGGAAGTGCAGATCCGCACCCACGCCATGCACGAAGAGGCCGAGCTGGGCGTCTGCGCCCACTGGAAATACAAAGGCACCGACGTCAAATCCGGCTCCAATCATTACGAAGAGAAAATCTCCTGGCTGCGTCAGGTGCTCGAGTGGCATGAAGAGCTGGGCGACATCGGCGGGCTGGCGGAACAGCTGCGCGTCGACATCGAACCCGACCGCGTTTACGTGTTTACCCCGGACGGCCACGCGATCGACCTGCCCAAGGGGGCGACGCCGCTGGACTTCGCCTACCGCGTGCACACCGAGATCGGCCACAACTGCCGTGGCGCGAAGATCAACGGGCGCATCGTGCCGCTCAACTACAGCCTGCAGACCGGCGAGCAGGTCGAGATCATCACCAGCAAGCACGGCACGCCGAGCCGCGACTGGCTGAACTCGAACCTCGGTTACATCACCACGTCTCGGGCGCGGGCGAAGATCGTGCACTGGTACAAGCTGCAGGCGCGCGACCAGAACGTCGCCGCCGGCAAGGTGTTGCTGGAGCGCGAGCTGGCGCGTCTGGCGCTGCCGCAAGTGGACTTCGACAAGCTGGCCGAGAAGGCCAACATGAAGATGCCCGAAGACATGTTCGCGGCCCTCGGTGCCGGCGACCTGCGCATTGCGCAGCTGGTGAATCTGGCCCAGCAACTGGTCGAGCCGGAACGCGGCAACGAGCAGTTGGAGCTGATTCCGCGCAAGGCCACTGGTTACAAGCCGGGCAAGCGCGGCGACATCCAGATCCAGGGCGTCGGCAACCTGATGACGCAGATGGCCGGCTGCTGCCAGCCGCTGCCGGGCGATGCCATCGTCGGTTACATCACCCAAGGCCGCGGCGTGAGCATTCACCGTCAGGACTGCGCCTCGGTGCTGCAACTGGGCGGGCGCGAACCCGAGCGCATCATTCAGGTCAGCTGGGGCCCGGTGCCGGTGCTCACCTATCCGGTGGACATCATCATCCGCGCCTACGACCGCTCGGGGCTGCTGCGTGACGTCTCGCAGATTCTGCTCAACGAGCGCATCAACGTCCTGGCGGTCAACACCCGCTCGAACAAGGAAGACAACACCGCGCTGATGTCGCTGACCATCGAGATCCCGGGCCTGGACGCGCTGGGCCGGCTGCTGGGGCGCATCTCGCAACTGCCGAACATCATCGAAACGCGGCGTAACAGAACGCCGTGA
- the rlmD gene encoding 23S rRNA (uracil(1939)-C(5))-methyltransferase RlmD, whose protein sequence is MAKRDAGLRFQPSGGTRTTQVPAGKKQRLNIERLANDGRGIGFVEGRTWFVMGSLAGEEVEARVLNAHGKVVEARTERVFQASPIRRPAACPHFGRCGGCSTQHMPHAEQLALKQSMLAEQLSRIAGVEPEEWAAPLTGDEYAYRRRARVAVRWDVRAKRLDVGFRAAASQDIIPIEQCPVLVQALQPIMTALAPMLRGLSKPQALGHVELFSGSANAVLLRHTAPLPENDLAILKAFCETHDAQLWLHGEGEPQPVDPAAHLGYRLEPWNLSLAYRPGDFVQVNAQVNTAMIEQALDWLAPDKDERVLDLFCGLGNFALPLAQMSRDVVAVEGVDAMVHRATANAAGNGLSNVKFYQADLSQPLDKAAWVAEGFAAVLLDPPRDGAFEAVGKLKSLGAQRVLYVSCNPATLARDTVELIKQGYRLKRAGILDMFPQTAHVEAMALFEASK, encoded by the coding sequence ATGGCCAAGCGTGATGCAGGCCTGCGTTTCCAGCCCAGCGGCGGCACCCGGACCACGCAGGTTCCTGCCGGTAAAAAACAACGCCTGAACATCGAGCGGCTGGCCAACGACGGTCGCGGCATCGGTTTCGTTGAAGGCCGCACCTGGTTTGTCATGGGCAGTCTGGCTGGCGAAGAGGTCGAGGCCCGCGTGCTCAATGCCCACGGCAAAGTCGTCGAAGCCCGCACTGAGCGGGTGTTCCAGGCCAGCCCGATACGGCGCCCGGCAGCGTGCCCGCATTTCGGCCGTTGCGGCGGTTGCAGCACCCAGCACATGCCCCACGCCGAACAGCTCGCCCTGAAACAGAGCATGCTCGCCGAGCAATTGAGCCGCATCGCCGGGGTCGAGCCGGAGGAATGGGCCGCGCCGCTGACCGGCGATGAATACGCCTACCGCCGCCGCGCCCGTGTCGCCGTTCGCTGGGACGTCCGCGCCAAACGGCTGGACGTCGGCTTCCGCGCCGCGGCGAGTCAGGACATCATCCCCATCGAACAATGCCCGGTGCTGGTACAGGCCTTGCAACCGATCATGACAGCGCTGGCGCCCATGCTTCGCGGCCTGAGCAAACCCCAGGCGCTGGGGCATGTCGAGCTCTTTAGCGGCTCGGCCAATGCCGTGCTGCTGCGGCACACCGCGCCGCTGCCTGAAAACGATCTGGCAATCCTCAAGGCGTTTTGCGAAACCCATGACGCGCAGCTGTGGTTGCACGGCGAAGGCGAGCCACAACCGGTCGACCCGGCCGCGCACCTTGGCTACCGTCTGGAGCCGTGGAATCTGTCCCTGGCCTATCGCCCCGGCGACTTCGTGCAGGTCAATGCTCAGGTCAACACCGCGATGATCGAACAGGCCCTGGACTGGCTCGCGCCGGACAAGGACGAACGAGTGCTGGACTTGTTCTGCGGTCTCGGTAACTTCGCTCTACCGCTGGCGCAAATGTCGCGCGACGTGGTGGCCGTGGAGGGCGTCGACGCCATGGTTCACCGGGCGACGGCCAACGCCGCCGGCAACGGTTTAAGCAACGTGAAGTTTTATCAGGCCGATCTGTCGCAGCCACTGGACAAGGCGGCCTGGGTGGCGGAAGGTTTCGCCGCAGTGCTGCTCGATCCGCCCCGTGACGGGGCGTTCGAAGCAGTGGGCAAGCTCAAGTCGTTGGGCGCTCAGCGCGTCCTTTATGTGTCGTGCAATCCGGCTACGCTGGCGCGCGACACGGTTGAATTGATCAAACAGGGCTACCGTTTAAAACGTGCCGGAATCCTCGATATGTTCCCGCAGACAGCGCATGTCGAGGCGATGGCGTTATTTGAAGCGAGCAAGTGA
- the cysM gene encoding cysteine synthase CysM: MTLQYQTIADCVGNTPLVRLQRMAGNTSNTLLLKLEGNNPAGSVKDRPALSMITRAEARGQIHPGDTLIEATSGNTGIALAMAAAIKGYRMILIMPDNSSAERKAAMTAYGAELILVSKEEGMEGARDLAERMQAEGHGKVLDQFANGDNPQAHYVGTGPEIWRQTGGTITHFVSSMGTTGTIMGTSRFLKEQNPNIQIVGLQPMDGASIPGIRRWPTEYLPSIYQADRVDRIMDMGQAEAEDVMRRLAREEGIFCGVSSGGSVAGMLRLSREVENAVMVAIICDRGDRYLSTGVYDAPN, from the coding sequence ATGACCCTGCAGTATCAAACCATCGCCGATTGCGTCGGCAACACCCCGCTGGTGCGTCTGCAACGCATGGCCGGGAACACCAGCAACACGTTGCTGCTCAAGCTCGAAGGCAATAACCCGGCCGGTTCCGTGAAGGACCGTCCGGCGCTGTCGATGATTACCCGTGCCGAAGCGCGCGGGCAGATCCACCCCGGCGACACCCTGATCGAAGCCACCTCCGGCAACACCGGCATCGCCCTGGCGATGGCTGCGGCGATCAAGGGCTATCGCATGATCCTGATCATGCCCGACAACTCCAGCGCCGAGCGCAAGGCGGCGATGACCGCTTATGGCGCCGAGCTGATTCTGGTCAGCAAGGAAGAGGGCATGGAAGGCGCCCGTGATCTGGCCGAGCGCATGCAGGCTGAAGGCCACGGCAAAGTGCTCGACCAGTTCGCCAACGGCGACAATCCCCAGGCGCATTACGTCGGCACCGGCCCGGAAATCTGGCGGCAGACCGGCGGCACCATCACCCATTTCGTCAGTTCCATGGGCACCACCGGCACCATCATGGGCACCTCGCGTTTCCTCAAGGAACAGAACCCGAACATTCAGATCGTCGGCCTCCAGCCCATGGACGGCGCGTCGATTCCCGGTATCCGCCGCTGGCCGACAGAGTACCTGCCGAGCATTTATCAGGCCGACCGTGTCGACCGGATCATGGACATGGGCCAGGCCGAAGCCGAGGACGTCATGCGTCGACTGGCGCGGGAAGAAGGCATTTTCTGTGGCGTGTCGTCGGGCGGCTCGGTGGCCGGGATGCTGCGGTTGTCCCGGGAAGTCGAAAACGCGGTGATGGTCGCGATCATTTGTGACCGCGGCGACCGTTACCTGTCGACCGGCGTCTACGATGCGCCCAACTGA
- a CDS encoding sensor histidine kinase, giving the protein MVEPRKKLPGRHSLFWKLAVLLVGFCLLMIWLSWYWGRYIETRNAYLNAEAHQVLNGYAAQAEQAWNTGGQRGIDQWLKQVRLQETGWVGVIGSDLQSLGSTPLTREQSQRLTFMRGIDWPMSTRQKTVPWLKIAFPGNPDAGSLVIELPERFKPGRYAWIGQILTNGLIPALFTLLLCVGLYRLLIRPLNQLREQANAWRADRLSSRLSPQMTERRDELGELNRAFDHMAARLHSTVQVQQQLLRDLSHELRTPLSRLRVACDSEQTLPELRERLSREVDGMRRLVDDTLQLAWLDTEREKLPGEDIQVVALWEMLVDDACFETCWPSRQLRCDLDGECWVSGHLNTLAQALENILRNAIRHSPPEGIVRLDGRREGDDWLLWLEDQGGGIDGGDLERIFAPFIRLDGARPGDGGFGLGLSIARNSLRLQGGDLWAENTGQGLRMIMRLPARQA; this is encoded by the coding sequence ATGGTTGAGCCGCGCAAAAAACTGCCCGGTCGGCATTCGCTGTTCTGGAAACTGGCCGTTCTGCTGGTCGGCTTCTGCCTGTTGATGATCTGGCTCAGTTGGTATTGGGGCCGCTACATCGAGACCCGCAACGCCTATCTGAACGCTGAAGCCCATCAGGTGCTCAACGGCTATGCGGCGCAGGCCGAACAGGCATGGAATACAGGCGGCCAGCGCGGCATCGACCAATGGCTAAAGCAGGTCCGTCTGCAGGAAACGGGCTGGGTCGGGGTCATCGGCAGCGACTTGCAATCCCTCGGCAGCACGCCGCTGACCCGCGAGCAGTCGCAACGGCTGACCTTCATGCGCGGCATCGACTGGCCCATGAGCACGCGGCAGAAGACCGTGCCTTGGCTGAAGATCGCGTTTCCGGGCAACCCGGACGCCGGCAGTCTGGTGATCGAACTGCCCGAGCGCTTCAAGCCGGGCCGTTACGCGTGGATCGGGCAAATCCTGACCAATGGGCTGATTCCGGCGTTGTTCACCTTGCTGCTGTGCGTCGGGCTGTATCGCCTGCTGATTCGCCCGCTCAACCAACTGCGCGAACAGGCCAACGCGTGGCGCGCCGATCGGCTGAGCAGCAGGCTGTCGCCGCAAATGACCGAGCGCCGCGACGAGCTGGGCGAGCTGAACCGCGCGTTCGATCACATGGCCGCGCGCCTGCATTCGACGGTGCAGGTTCAGCAGCAGTTATTGCGTGACCTTTCCCACGAACTGCGCACGCCACTGAGTCGCCTGCGGGTGGCCTGCGACAGCGAGCAGACCCTGCCCGAATTGCGCGAGCGCCTGAGCCGGGAAGTGGATGGCATGCGCCGTTTGGTGGACGACACCCTGCAACTGGCCTGGCTTGACACCGAGCGCGAAAAACTTCCCGGCGAGGATATTCAGGTGGTGGCGCTGTGGGAGATGCTGGTGGATGACGCCTGTTTCGAAACCTGCTGGCCGTCCCGTCAGTTGCGCTGCGATCTGGACGGCGAATGCTGGGTCAGTGGCCATCTCAATACACTGGCCCAGGCGCTGGAAAACATTCTGCGTAACGCCATCCGCCACTCGCCGCCCGAGGGCATCGTGCGCCTTGACGGTCGCAGGGAAGGGGACGACTGGCTGTTGTGGCTGGAAGATCAGGGCGGCGGGATCGACGGGGGCGATCTCGAGCGTATTTTTGCGCCGTTCATCCGCCTGGATGGCGCCCGCCCCGGCGACGGCGGTTTTGGCCTGGGCCTGAGCATCGCGCGCAACTCGCTGCGCCTGCAAGGTGGCGACTTGTGGGCGGAAAATACGGGGCAGGGCCTGAGGATGATCATGCGCTTGCCGGCCCGGCAGGCCTGA
- a CDS encoding response regulator transcription factor, giving the protein MTPASLHRPHILAIEDDVVLGAFVHDQLDRCGFQVTWCQNGAEGLACAQREPFDVVLMDILLPGMNGLDILTHLRRRHTVPIILMSALGAEADRITGFQNGADDYLPKPFSVDELRVRIEAILRRVDLERRFHGLTANEPDAGVEKPEADGLAFDHGRCDVFFVGTPAQLTGSEYRLLETLWRNQEDVLSKAFLYQHVLQRGYSQHDRSLDMHISQIRRKLKAVGYQARQLRTVWGKGYVLTAAVLDA; this is encoded by the coding sequence ATGACTCCCGCCAGCCTCCATCGCCCCCATATACTCGCCATCGAGGACGATGTTGTGCTCGGCGCTTTTGTCCACGATCAGCTTGATCGCTGCGGGTTTCAGGTGACCTGGTGCCAGAACGGTGCCGAAGGGCTGGCCTGTGCGCAACGCGAACCCTTCGATGTGGTGCTGATGGACATCCTGCTCCCTGGCATGAACGGCCTCGACATCCTCACCCATCTGCGTCGTCGCCATACCGTGCCGATCATCCTCATGTCCGCCCTGGGTGCCGAGGCCGACCGCATCACCGGCTTCCAGAACGGCGCCGACGATTACCTGCCCAAACCGTTCAGCGTCGACGAACTTCGCGTGCGCATCGAGGCGATTCTGCGCAGGGTCGACCTGGAACGACGCTTCCACGGCCTGACTGCCAACGAGCCCGATGCCGGCGTGGAGAAACCTGAAGCAGACGGCCTGGCCTTCGACCACGGACGCTGCGATGTCTTCTTCGTCGGCACCCCGGCGCAATTGACCGGCAGCGAATACCGCCTGCTGGAAACCTTGTGGCGCAACCAGGAAGACGTCCTCAGCAAAGCCTTCCTTTATCAGCACGTCCTGCAGCGCGGCTATTCCCAGCACGACCGCAGCCTGGACATGCACATCAGCCAGATTCGCCGCAAGCTCAAGGCCGTTGGCTATCAGGCGCGGCAGCTGCGCACGGTCTGGGGCAAAGGCTACGTGCTGACGGCAGCGGTGCTGGATGCCTGA